A part of Streptomyces sp. NBC_00557 genomic DNA contains:
- a CDS encoding LacI family DNA-binding transcriptional regulator codes for MVQIPNPPTSADVARLAGVSRATVSYVLNNTSAVRISEPTRRRVREAARELGYVPHAAARSLRAGHSRMVLMPAPAIPAGPLYSAFLNELQWALGRLDYTVVQYGSVGLRGDEAARAWAELRPVAVLVPGADLGPQGVGVLKRSGARAVVTLGPGRVDGAHALLMDHDAVGQCAGAHLYARGRRRIGVVVPEEPGLQAYSRPRLAGVRQALRGTDASVTELPLAYTEESAAQLAGRWRESGLDAVFAYNDEYAMLLMRALQDEGLRIPEDVAVIGADDLMLGRLLRPRLSTVHIALPSGRDLAELVDRAVRDPGAEPETHPVLGASVVPREST; via the coding sequence ATGGTGCAGATACCGAACCCGCCCACGAGTGCCGACGTGGCCCGCCTGGCGGGCGTCTCGCGCGCGACCGTGTCCTACGTGCTGAACAACACCAGCGCCGTACGGATCAGCGAACCGACGCGCCGGCGTGTGCGCGAGGCCGCGCGGGAGCTGGGGTACGTCCCGCACGCCGCCGCCCGCAGCCTGCGCGCCGGACACAGCCGAATGGTCCTCATGCCCGCCCCGGCGATCCCGGCCGGCCCGCTCTACAGTGCGTTCCTCAACGAACTGCAGTGGGCGCTCGGCCGGCTCGACTACACCGTCGTGCAGTACGGCAGCGTCGGCCTGCGGGGCGACGAAGCCGCCCGCGCCTGGGCGGAGTTGCGCCCCGTCGCCGTTCTCGTGCCCGGCGCGGACCTCGGGCCGCAGGGCGTCGGCGTCCTCAAGCGCTCCGGCGCCCGGGCCGTGGTCACCCTCGGTCCTGGCCGGGTCGACGGCGCGCACGCCCTGCTGATGGACCACGACGCCGTCGGCCAGTGCGCGGGCGCCCATCTGTACGCGCGCGGCCGGCGCCGCATCGGTGTCGTGGTGCCCGAAGAACCGGGTCTCCAGGCCTACTCGCGGCCCCGGCTCGCCGGTGTGCGCCAGGCGCTGCGCGGCACGGACGCCTCGGTGACCGAGCTGCCGCTCGCGTACACGGAGGAGTCCGCGGCGCAACTCGCCGGGCGGTGGCGGGAGTCGGGGCTGGACGCGGTGTTCGCCTACAACGACGAGTACGCGATGCTGCTGATGCGCGCCCTGCAGGACGAGGGCCTGCGCATCCCCGAGGACGTGGCGGTGATCGGCGCCGACGACCTGATGCTCGGCCGGCTGCTGCGGCCCCGCCTGAGCACGGTGCACATCGCACTGCCCTCGGGCCGCGACCTCGCCGAACTGGTCGACCGGGCGGTCCGCGACCCCGGCGCCGAACCGGAGACGCACCCGGTCCTGGGCGCCTCGGTGGTGCCGCGCGAGTCCACCTGA
- a CDS encoding TetR/AcrR family transcriptional regulator, whose translation MLYAVFMSSALPPFPPPQEPLDAPQLLEVGAGPEEPCLRADAARNRARLLEAAARLIAEHGVAGVTMEAVAAAAQVGKGTVFRRFGDRTGLLMALLDHSDRKLQADFLSGPPPLGPGAPPLDRLRAFGVAVLYRSVERLDLQLAAQTEPTRRFSHPAVTALRTHVTMLLRQIVPDADCELLAQTLLNSLDPALIHHQTRQCGMPMRRLEAGWIDLVARVTRTDPPR comes from the coding sequence ATGCTTTACGCTGTCTTCATGTCCAGCGCCCTGCCCCCCTTTCCGCCACCTCAGGAGCCCCTTGACGCCCCTCAGTTGCTCGAGGTGGGCGCGGGGCCCGAGGAGCCGTGCCTGCGGGCCGACGCGGCGCGCAACCGGGCCAGGCTGCTGGAGGCCGCCGCCCGGCTGATCGCCGAGCACGGCGTGGCCGGGGTCACCATGGAGGCGGTGGCGGCGGCGGCCCAGGTGGGCAAGGGGACGGTGTTCCGCCGGTTCGGCGACCGCACGGGACTGCTGATGGCCCTGCTGGACCACTCGGACCGCAAGCTGCAGGCCGACTTCCTGTCCGGGCCGCCGCCGCTCGGGCCCGGGGCGCCGCCCCTGGACCGGCTCAGGGCGTTCGGCGTCGCGGTGCTGTACCGCTCGGTCGAGCGGCTCGACCTGCAGCTGGCCGCGCAGACGGAACCGACCCGCCGGTTCTCCCACCCCGCGGTCACCGCACTGCGCACGCACGTCACGATGCTGCTGCGGCAGATCGTGCCGGACGCCGACTGCGAACTGCTCGCGCAGACCCTGCTGAACTCCCTCGACCCAGCGCTGATCCACCACCAGACCAGGCAGTGCGGCATGCCCATGCGGCGGCTGGAGGCCGGCTGGATCGACCTGGTCGCCCGCGTGACCCGCACGGACCCCCCGCGCTGA
- a CDS encoding TetR/AcrR family transcriptional regulator, which produces MTASPRSRRERPAKPALTREGIVAAAVAILRAEGLRKVTMRRLAQELDTGPASLYVYVRSTDELHAAVLDELLGTVGPAPAEGDWRERLEKVLVAYTAMLLEHPSLARSALTARPSGPNYLRLIETLLDLLHAGGVPRAQAAWGVDLLLQHATATAAEHAGEESTGDWQALTRALHEAPSDTHPHIAASAGVLLSGTPEARLSWAFQTLITGIERTAVPDRPDRENP; this is translated from the coding sequence GTGACCGCTTCTCCCCGCTCCCGGCGCGAACGTCCCGCCAAGCCCGCCCTGACCCGCGAGGGCATCGTCGCGGCCGCCGTGGCGATCCTGCGCGCGGAAGGACTGCGCAAGGTGACCATGCGGCGGCTGGCACAGGAACTGGACACCGGTCCGGCCTCGCTGTACGTCTACGTCCGCAGCACCGACGAGCTGCACGCCGCCGTCCTCGACGAGCTGCTCGGCACCGTCGGCCCCGCCCCCGCCGAGGGTGACTGGCGGGAGCGGCTGGAGAAGGTGCTCGTCGCCTACACCGCGATGCTGCTGGAGCATCCGAGCCTTGCCCGCTCCGCGCTGACCGCACGGCCCAGCGGGCCGAACTACCTGCGCCTCATCGAGACCCTGCTGGACCTCCTCCACGCGGGCGGAGTGCCGCGCGCACAGGCGGCCTGGGGCGTGGACCTGCTGCTGCAGCACGCCACCGCGACCGCCGCCGAACACGCCGGGGAGGAGTCCACCGGCGACTGGCAGGCGCTGACCCGCGCCCTGCACGAGGCCCCGTCCGACACCCATCCGCACATCGCCGCGAGCGCCGGCGTTCTGCTCTCCGGCACCCCCGAGGCCCGCCTGTCGTGGGCCTTCCAGACCTTGATCACCGGCATCGAGCGCACCGCCGTACCCGACCGACCCGACCGGGAGAACCCATGA
- a CDS encoding dihydrolipoyl dehydrogenase family protein, which yields MTETESIAYDVVVLGAGPVGENVADRTRAAGLTTAIVESELVGGECSYWACMPSKALLRPVIAQADARRLPGLAPSVQGPLGTPAVLARRDEYTSHWKDDGQVSWVNGIGAELYRGHGRLAGPRTVTVTAPDGTVTTLTARHAVAVATGTRAQLPDLPGLAEVEPWTSREATSAKAAPDRLIVVGGGVVATEMATAWQALGSRVTLLVRGKGLLNRMEPFAGELVAAALTEAGADIRTGTSVESVTRENGTVVAVTSAGDRLEADEILFATGRVPHTDDIGLDTVGLEPGSWLDVDDTLRVTGTDWLYAVGDVNHRALLTHQGKYQARVAGAAIAARAAGDPVPDEPWGAHMATADHHAVPQVVFTDPEAAAVGLSLAEAEQAGHRVRAVDVEFSAVAGAGLYGDGYKGRARMVVDLEDEILRGVTFVGPGVGELIHSATVAVAGRVPVSRLWHAVPSYPTLSEVWLRLLEAYRDN from the coding sequence ATGACGGAAACGGAATCCATCGCGTACGACGTCGTGGTGCTCGGGGCCGGGCCCGTGGGGGAGAACGTCGCCGACCGCACCCGCGCGGCCGGTCTCACCACCGCGATCGTGGAGAGCGAACTGGTCGGCGGCGAGTGCTCCTACTGGGCGTGCATGCCGAGCAAGGCGCTGCTCCGGCCGGTGATCGCCCAGGCGGACGCCCGCCGCCTGCCCGGTCTCGCCCCCTCGGTCCAGGGCCCGCTCGGCACCCCGGCCGTCCTCGCCCGACGGGACGAGTACACCTCCCACTGGAAGGACGACGGCCAGGTCTCCTGGGTGAACGGCATCGGGGCCGAGCTGTACCGCGGCCACGGCCGGCTCGCCGGTCCCCGCACGGTCACCGTGACCGCGCCCGACGGCACCGTGACCACCCTCACCGCGCGGCACGCCGTGGCCGTCGCCACCGGCACCCGCGCCCAGCTGCCCGACCTGCCCGGCCTCGCGGAGGTCGAGCCGTGGACCAGCCGGGAGGCGACCAGTGCCAAGGCCGCCCCGGACCGGCTCATCGTCGTCGGCGGAGGGGTCGTCGCCACCGAGATGGCCACCGCCTGGCAGGCCCTCGGCTCCCGGGTGACCCTGCTGGTGCGCGGCAAGGGGCTGCTGAACCGCATGGAGCCGTTCGCCGGGGAACTGGTCGCCGCGGCCCTCACAGAGGCGGGCGCCGACATCCGCACCGGCACCTCCGTGGAGTCCGTCACCCGCGAGAACGGCACGGTCGTCGCCGTCACCTCCGCGGGCGACCGGCTGGAGGCCGACGAGATCCTCTTCGCCACCGGCCGCGTCCCGCACACCGACGACATCGGCCTCGACACCGTCGGCCTGGAACCCGGTTCCTGGCTGGACGTCGACGACACCCTCCGCGTCACCGGCACCGACTGGCTGTACGCGGTCGGCGACGTCAACCACCGTGCCCTGCTCACCCATCAGGGCAAGTACCAGGCCCGTGTCGCCGGCGCCGCCATCGCCGCCCGCGCGGCCGGCGACCCGGTGCCGGACGAGCCGTGGGGCGCGCACATGGCCACCGCCGACCACCACGCCGTACCGCAGGTGGTCTTCACCGACCCGGAGGCCGCCGCGGTCGGCCTGTCCCTCGCCGAGGCCGAGCAGGCCGGCCACCGGGTCCGCGCCGTCGACGTCGAGTTCTCCGCCGTCGCGGGCGCCGGGCTGTACGGCGACGGCTACAAGGGCCGCGCCCGCATGGTGGTCGACCTGGAGGACGAGATCCTGCGCGGCGTGACCTTCGTCGGCCCCGGCGTCGGCGAACTCATCCACTCGGCCACCGTCGCCGTCGCCGGCCGCGTCCCCGTCAGCCGCCTGTGGCACGCGGTCCCGTCGTACCCGACCCTGAGCGAGGTGTGGCTGCGACTGCTGGAGGCCTACCGCGACAACTGA
- a CDS encoding aldehyde dehydrogenase family protein, giving the protein MPLLDPKAWQARSLAGPAHTVTEPATGEALGTVALAAPEDVAGAARAARAAQAGWARTPHFQRAEVLRRAGDLFREHAGELREWLVRESGSVPGKADFELHVAAQECYEAAALASRPTGQVLPSEAPRLSYTRRVPAGVVGVISPFNAPLILSIRSVAPALALGNAVVLKPDPRTVVCGGLALAAVFAAAGLPEDLLQVLPGGAETGAALVEDPLVPVISFTGSTAAGRAVGEAAGRHLKRAHLELGGNSALIVLEDADLDAVISTAAWGSFFHQGQICMTTGRHLVHASLYDEYVERLAAKADSLAVGDPHREQVHLGPVIDAGQLAKIDGLVRESTARGAKLVAGGTHERLFYRPTVLADTGEHTPAYTEEVFGPVAPVRSFTTADEAAALAADSPYGLSLGIVSRDTARALDLAERIPTGIVHVNDQTVNDEAVAPFGGVAASGTGARFGGEANLEAFTELRWTTVRGDVAPYPF; this is encoded by the coding sequence ATGCCGCTGCTCGACCCGAAGGCCTGGCAGGCCCGCAGCCTGGCCGGACCCGCCCACACCGTCACCGAGCCCGCCACCGGGGAGGCGCTCGGCACCGTCGCTCTCGCCGCTCCCGAGGACGTGGCCGGCGCCGCGCGAGCCGCCCGTGCCGCCCAGGCCGGCTGGGCCCGCACCCCGCACTTCCAGCGTGCGGAGGTGCTGCGCCGGGCGGGGGACCTGTTCCGCGAACACGCCGGTGAGCTGCGCGAGTGGCTCGTGCGCGAGTCCGGATCCGTCCCGGGCAAGGCGGACTTCGAACTGCACGTGGCCGCCCAGGAGTGCTACGAGGCCGCCGCCCTCGCCTCCCGCCCCACCGGCCAGGTGCTGCCGAGCGAGGCGCCCCGGCTGTCGTACACCCGCCGGGTGCCGGCCGGGGTGGTGGGTGTGATCTCCCCGTTCAACGCGCCGCTCATCCTGTCCATCCGGTCCGTCGCGCCGGCCCTCGCGCTCGGCAACGCCGTCGTCCTCAAGCCCGATCCGCGCACCGTCGTCTGCGGCGGCCTCGCCCTCGCCGCGGTCTTCGCGGCGGCGGGACTGCCCGAGGACCTGCTGCAGGTGCTGCCCGGCGGCGCCGAGACGGGTGCCGCGCTGGTCGAGGACCCGCTGGTGCCCGTCATCTCCTTCACCGGGTCCACCGCGGCGGGCCGCGCCGTCGGCGAGGCGGCCGGCCGCCACCTCAAGCGCGCCCATCTGGAACTCGGCGGGAACTCGGCCCTGATCGTGCTGGAGGACGCCGACCTCGACGCCGTGATCTCCACGGCGGCCTGGGGATCCTTCTTCCACCAGGGCCAGATCTGCATGACGACCGGCCGCCATCTCGTCCATGCCTCGCTGTACGACGAGTACGTCGAACGGCTCGCCGCCAAGGCGGACTCGCTGGCCGTCGGCGACCCGCACCGCGAGCAGGTCCACCTCGGCCCGGTCATCGACGCCGGACAGCTCGCCAAGATCGACGGCCTGGTCCGGGAGAGCACCGCCCGGGGCGCGAAACTCGTCGCGGGCGGCACCCATGAACGGCTCTTCTACCGGCCGACCGTGCTCGCCGACACCGGCGAGCACACCCCGGCCTACACCGAGGAGGTCTTCGGCCCGGTCGCCCCGGTCCGCTCCTTCACCACCGCCGACGAGGCGGCGGCGCTCGCCGCGGACAGCCCCTACGGCCTGTCCCTCGGCATCGTCAGCCGGGACACCGCGCGCGCCCTCGACCTCGCCGAACGGATCCCGACCGGCATCGTCCACGTCAACGACCAGACCGTGAACGACGAGGCGGTCGCCCCGTTCGGCGGCGTCGCCGCGTCCGGCACCGGCGCCCGCTTCGGCGGCGAGGCCAACCTGGAGGCGTTCACCGAGCTGCGCTGGACGACCGTACGCGGCGACGTGGCGCCGTACCCGTTCTAG
- a CDS encoding FAD-dependent oxidoreductase, giving the protein MTTSHHHPITVVGAGLGALALARVLHVHGIEAALFDLDPSPGARTQGGMLDIHDDSGQEALRAAGLHEQFLERVHPGGQAVRVLDRHAAVRLAEEDDGSGGRPEIDRGDLRELLLGSLPEGTVRWGAKVTGARPLGGGRHEVTLADGTAFTTGLLVGADGAWSRIRPLLATARPAYTGVSFVEADLLDADRRHPASAAVVGGGMLFALGAGRGFLAHRETDGSLHVYAAVEAPEDWLDGIDFGDTETAKAAVLKEFDGWDESLRALVADADGALVPRRIHALPVGHRWDRVPGVTLLGDAAHLMSPFAGEGANLALLDGAELGLALAVHPGDTEAALTAYEERMFARAQASAAQSAHSAGLLFRADAPQGLLDMFTGHDG; this is encoded by the coding sequence ATGACCACCAGCCACCACCACCCGATAACCGTCGTCGGCGCCGGGCTCGGCGCGCTGGCGCTCGCCCGTGTCCTGCACGTGCACGGCATCGAGGCCGCCCTGTTCGACCTGGACCCCTCGCCGGGCGCCCGGACCCAGGGCGGCATGCTGGACATCCACGACGACTCCGGTCAGGAGGCCCTGCGCGCCGCCGGACTGCACGAGCAGTTCCTCGAGCGCGTCCACCCCGGCGGCCAGGCCGTGCGGGTCCTGGACCGGCACGCGGCCGTGCGGCTCGCCGAGGAGGACGACGGCTCCGGCGGCCGGCCCGAGATCGACCGCGGCGACCTGCGCGAGCTGCTGCTCGGCTCGCTGCCGGAGGGCACGGTCCGCTGGGGCGCCAAGGTCACCGGCGCGCGCCCGCTGGGCGGCGGCCGGCACGAGGTGACGCTCGCGGACGGCACGGCCTTCACCACCGGCCTGCTGGTCGGCGCGGACGGCGCCTGGTCCCGGATCCGCCCGCTGCTCGCCACCGCCCGGCCGGCGTACACGGGCGTGTCCTTCGTCGAGGCGGACCTGCTGGACGCGGACCGGCGCCATCCGGCGAGCGCGGCGGTCGTCGGCGGCGGGATGCTCTTCGCGCTGGGCGCGGGCCGGGGCTTTCTCGCGCACCGCGAGACCGACGGCAGCCTGCATGTGTACGCGGCCGTCGAGGCGCCGGAGGACTGGCTGGACGGCATCGACTTCGGCGACACCGAGACGGCGAAGGCGGCGGTGCTGAAGGAGTTCGACGGCTGGGACGAGAGCCTGCGGGCCCTGGTCGCCGACGCCGACGGGGCGCTGGTGCCCCGGCGGATCCACGCCCTGCCGGTCGGCCACCGCTGGGACCGGGTGCCGGGCGTCACGCTGCTCGGGGACGCGGCCCATCTGATGTCGCCGTTCGCGGGCGAGGGCGCCAATCTGGCCCTGCTCGACGGCGCCGAGCTGGGGCTCGCCCTGGCCGTCCACCCCGGGGACACGGAGGCCGCGCTGACCGCCTACGAGGAGCGGATGTTCGCGCGTGCGCAGGCCTCCGCGGCTCAGTCGGCGCACAGCGCCGGGCTGCTGTTCCGCGCGGACGCCCCGCAGGGACTGCTCGACATGTTCACGGGCCACGACGGCTGA
- a CDS encoding peptide deformylase, with the protein MAAPRDHAPLAERVEELLAAGGPLPIVAAGQPVLRRRAEPYDGQLGPALLARFVEALRVTMHAAPGVGLAAPQVGVGLRIAVIEDPAPVPEEVAAARGRVPQPFRVLVNPVYEPVGTARAAFFEGCLSVPGWQAVVARHAEVRLRGEDEHGRALDEVFSGWPARIVQHETDHLDGTLYLDRAELRSLSTNEAVAALWNRPTPDAAAEALGFTLP; encoded by the coding sequence ATGGCAGCTCCCCGTGATCACGCACCGCTCGCCGAGCGGGTCGAGGAACTCCTCGCCGCCGGCGGGCCCTTGCCCATCGTCGCCGCCGGGCAGCCGGTGCTGCGGCGCCGGGCCGAGCCGTACGACGGCCAGCTCGGCCCCGCCCTGCTCGCCCGCTTCGTCGAGGCCCTGCGCGTCACCATGCACGCCGCGCCCGGCGTGGGCCTCGCCGCGCCGCAGGTCGGCGTGGGGCTGAGGATCGCGGTGATCGAGGATCCGGCGCCGGTGCCCGAGGAGGTCGCGGCGGCCCGGGGCCGGGTCCCGCAGCCGTTCCGGGTGCTGGTCAACCCGGTGTACGAGCCGGTCGGCACCGCGCGTGCCGCGTTTTTCGAGGGGTGTCTGAGCGTGCCGGGCTGGCAGGCGGTGGTGGCCCGGCACGCCGAGGTCCGGCTGCGCGGCGAGGACGAGCACGGCCGCGCGCTGGACGAGGTGTTCAGCGGCTGGCCCGCGCGGATCGTCCAGCACGAGACGGACCACCTGGACGGCACGCTGTACCTGGACCGGGCCGAACTGCGCTCCCTGTCCACGAACGAGGCGGTCGCCGCCCTGTGGAACCGGCCGACACCGGACGCGGCGGCCGAGGCACTCGGCTTCACCCTGCCCTAG
- a CDS encoding NAD(P)H-dependent oxidoreductase, with the protein MSVRILALVGSLRAGSHNRQLAEAAVKLAPEGADVVLFEGLADIPFYNEDIDVEGSVPAAAAKLREAAQAADAFLLFSPEYNGTIPAVLKNAIDWLSRPYGAGAFGGKPVAVIGTAFGQYGGVWAQDEARKAVGIAGGKVIEDIKLSIPGSMTRFAETHPADDAEVAAQLTEVVARLHGNVGEAAAA; encoded by the coding sequence ATGTCTGTTCGCATCCTCGCGCTCGTCGGCAGCCTCCGCGCCGGCTCCCACAACCGCCAGCTCGCCGAGGCGGCCGTCAAGCTCGCTCCCGAGGGCGCCGACGTCGTGCTGTTCGAGGGCCTGGCCGACATCCCCTTCTACAACGAGGACATCGACGTCGAGGGCAGCGTCCCGGCCGCCGCCGCCAAGCTGCGCGAGGCCGCCCAGGCCGCCGACGCCTTCCTGCTGTTCTCCCCCGAGTACAACGGCACCATCCCGGCCGTCCTGAAGAACGCCATCGACTGGCTGTCCCGTCCGTACGGCGCCGGCGCCTTCGGCGGCAAGCCCGTCGCCGTCATCGGCACCGCGTTCGGCCAGTACGGCGGCGTGTGGGCGCAGGACGAGGCCCGCAAGGCCGTCGGCATCGCCGGCGGCAAGGTGATCGAGGACATCAAGCTGTCCATCCCGGGCTCGATGACCCGCTTCGCCGAGACCCACCCGGCCGACGACGCGGAGGTCGCCGCCCAGCTGACCGAGGTCGTCGCGCGTCTGCACGGCAACGTGGGCGAGGCCGCGGCCGCCTGA
- a CDS encoding ArsR/SmtB family transcription factor translates to MISFRLGADDLADTRFAVSPLSQLMESLRVLRAPALHPLHRGWRRTVLAALDPADLPLLSALVGPTLALPDFLTPRPTAYTATLEEELAVVRATPPDVVRLDLRAAHAPRPLPAALRQAGAPGDGPVLELLDALCALLHRYWRTALLPYWPRIRLVLEADITHRAGQLATGGARSLFAGLHPNLGWRDGVLTIDKMIGRHAVDGAGRGLRLVPSVFAHKPAPPVSADAPPMLAYPGRGTATLWEPEPAPDASALTALLGAPRTTLLRLLAEPLPTVELARRLGVTPSAVSQHLRVLYGTGLVTRARDGRRVLYRRSALAETLVSGGPPVRP, encoded by the coding sequence ATGATCAGCTTCCGGCTCGGGGCCGACGACCTCGCCGACACCCGGTTCGCGGTCTCCCCGCTGAGCCAGCTGATGGAGAGCCTGCGCGTGCTGCGCGCCCCGGCCCTGCACCCCCTGCACCGCGGCTGGCGCCGTACGGTGCTCGCCGCTCTCGACCCGGCCGACCTGCCCCTGCTGTCCGCCCTGGTCGGCCCCACGCTCGCCCTGCCCGACTTCCTGACGCCCCGGCCCACCGCGTACACGGCGACGCTGGAGGAGGAACTGGCCGTCGTACGGGCCACGCCCCCTGATGTCGTACGGCTCGACCTGCGCGCCGCGCACGCCCCGCGCCCGCTCCCCGCCGCACTGCGGCAGGCCGGCGCGCCCGGTGACGGCCCCGTCCTCGAACTCCTCGACGCCCTCTGCGCGTTGCTGCACCGCTACTGGCGCACGGCCCTGCTGCCGTACTGGCCGCGGATCCGGCTCGTGCTGGAGGCGGACATCACCCACCGTGCGGGACAGCTGGCCACCGGTGGCGCGCGGTCGCTGTTCGCCGGGCTGCACCCCAACCTCGGCTGGCGGGACGGCGTCCTGACCATCGACAAGATGATCGGCCGGCACGCGGTCGACGGCGCCGGGCGGGGGCTGCGGCTGGTCCCCTCGGTGTTCGCGCACAAGCCGGCGCCTCCGGTCAGCGCCGACGCGCCGCCCATGCTCGCCTATCCGGGCCGGGGCACCGCGACCCTGTGGGAACCGGAACCCGCCCCCGACGCCTCCGCGCTCACCGCCCTGCTCGGCGCGCCGCGGACCACCCTGCTGCGGCTGCTCGCGGAACCCCTGCCCACGGTGGAACTGGCCCGCCGGCTGGGCGTGACCCCGAGCGCCGTCTCCCAGCACCTGCGGGTCCTGTACGGCACGGGGCTGGTGACCCGCGCCCGCGACGGCCGCAGGGTGCTGTACCGGCGCAGCGCGCTGGCCGAGACGCTGGTGTCGGGCGGGCCGCCCGTGCGCCCTTGA
- a CDS encoding tetratricopeptide repeat protein gives METQRETAYYDHGTPTERWERARQFFDAKDYAGAARVLTGLVEEVPEQTGPRLLLARAYYHSAQLRRAEVELRVIVERDPVEHYARLMLGRTLQRQARHEEAERHLRIASALAGDFPER, from the coding sequence GTGGAGACGCAACGGGAGACCGCGTACTACGACCACGGCACGCCGACGGAGCGCTGGGAGCGCGCGCGGCAGTTCTTCGACGCCAAGGACTACGCGGGCGCGGCGCGGGTGCTGACCGGGCTGGTCGAGGAGGTGCCGGAGCAGACCGGGCCGCGGCTGCTGCTGGCCCGCGCCTATTATCACTCGGCTCAACTGCGCCGGGCGGAAGTGGAGTTGCGGGTCATCGTCGAGCGTGACCCGGTGGAGCACTACGCGCGGCTGATGCTGGGCCGTACGCTCCAGCGGCAGGCCCGGCACGAGGAGGCGGAGCGGCATCTGCGCATCGCCTCGGCCCTTGCGGGCGACTTCCCGGAACGGTGA
- the trxA gene encoding thioredoxin codes for MSSSTVELTKDNFDQTVTDNDFVLIDFWAEWCGPCRQFAPVYEKAAEENPDLVFGKVDTEAQPELAQAFGIQSIPTLMIVRDKVAVYAQPGALPEAALTDLIGQARNLDMDEVRKSIATQQDQGGAAR; via the coding sequence ATGAGCAGCAGCACCGTGGAGCTGACCAAGGACAACTTCGACCAGACGGTCACCGACAACGACTTCGTGCTGATCGACTTCTGGGCCGAATGGTGCGGGCCGTGCCGCCAGTTCGCACCGGTGTACGAGAAGGCCGCGGAGGAGAACCCGGACCTCGTCTTCGGCAAGGTGGACACCGAGGCCCAGCCGGAGCTGGCGCAGGCCTTCGGCATCCAGTCGATCCCGACGCTGATGATCGTCCGCGACAAGGTCGCCGTCTACGCCCAGCCGGGCGCCCTGCCCGAGGCCGCGCTGACGGACCTCATCGGGCAGGCCCGGAACCTGGACATGGACGAGGTCCGCAAGAGCATCGCGACCCAGCAGGACCAGGGGGGCGCGGCCCGGTAG